TTTCGTTTTTAATCCATGTTAAGTTTATCTTTGGTTGGTAAATTTCGATATATATAGGTCACGGAGGATGGGAAACAAGAGCGTCATGTGGTGGCAACGGTTGGCAAATTCAGTGTGATATGGAACTTTCAACAAGTGAAGAATGGATCTCATGAATGCTACCATGAGCAGGAAGGGCTGAAGAAATGCTACTGCTACAAGATAGTCCTTCGGAATGAATCTATTGTGGACAGCCGCTTCATGAACGACAACTTTGCAGTCTCTGGCTCACCCGAAGCGCCTCTGGTCATTGCAACTCCCATGAAAGTCAGCTCTTTCAGCTTATCCAGCAAGCGATGAAGCAAGCAAGGGATTGaccatttttagtttatataattcgGATCCTAGTCTGTTTGTAACCATGTGAAATTCCAATGTTCTGGCTCTTAGTACGGTGTTAGATTTCGGGAAAAGACATCTAGGGATGTTGCTAAACTACTTTTGTGTgacttttaagttttaagttTGTCATATTTCCTTCAAAGCAGATTCGATATCTTGCAAGGCCTTGATGGCGGCTAATGCAAATCTCTCAGCTTCAGTTTCTTTCTGAGCTGCAAATATTCTCCTCTCCATTGTACTTGCTCCAGCTTTTTCTTGCTCTGCTTCTTGAGAATTTCGAAGCTCTTCACGAGCATGTTCAGAGAATGATTTCGTTTCATCTGCTTCTTGAGTGGCTTGCTACAGCTGATTTGGTAGCTCCATCATGGCATACAAATGCATCAATTTTTTCAAGACAAGAAATAATCAGAAATAAATCCAGCCAAGTACAGTTTACATCACTATGAGGTAGCCAATGGACAATCAAACAAGGCTGGACAAAAAACATATTCCTGATCCCATATTAGACTTCGATCATGTGTTGTGGTAAAGCCCCCCATCCATGTATttcaaagacaaacaaacaaaacaagaaaccaaaaaagaaaCATTCTATTCTCGTATACAACTGGCCAAAGATGTCAGCATCTTGGTCCGGTACTTAAAGTTTCAAGAATCAGAAATAATGGTGGTAACACAACTGAAATAACCAAAACTATCTCTCCCCTATTGTCCCATCAAACAGTCCTGTCCACATGTGTTTATGCTGAAGGAGTTACAACACCTGAAACCCATGGAACAATAGTAGGCGCTTTTGGGTGGTTTTTTCTGTATGACTCTGAATATCTGTCTTTAAAATTCTCTTTTGGCTGCTCTGCCTGCAATTCACATTGACATTGTTATATGAGACAATTTTTCATTATCCAACTCCAACTTAGACGAgctgaaaattatataaataggtAAGTGAAGGAGGCAACTTCTTACGTATTTAAGCCAACATTCCTGGTGTTTATGCTGATAAATATCTGGAGAATAGCAACCAAACTCAGATGGGCAATAAACCCAAATGTTGCATCTCATTTCCCCAGGTTTCGCGTGCTTTGCCTGGTCTAAGCAAGCTTGGCAACAATCAGCTGCACTCTCTTTGTGGTGTGTAAGTCCCCATCTCACTGCAGCTCCACCATAATCTGTGTGAAGCTCTGCGTTACATACAGCAGGCACTGGTCTTCCTGCTAATATCTCCTCTGCaaattgaaaatgaaaatgcATAACCTCGTGAGTTTTTAATTCACCAAAATGCATTTAGTTTCTTGGTTATGATCCCATCACAAATTTCTGAGAAATAGTACCAGGCTCTTCCTCTCCTTCAGGTTTATCATCGTGCACTTCATTGTTAACCTCAGCAGGTAACCAAAACCCAATCTCTTCCGACAGCACATCCCACTCCAACTCCAAAGCTCTTACAAGCATCCCTATATGATAGTTACAGGGCAAGAGAGTTTCCATCTAATTACATTAGACAACGATCCAGAATCCAGATGGTTTCATAAAGTGAATCTGTGGTCATGGTAACTTAAAACTGGCTCTTAATGAGTAATACCTGCTTCCTCCAGTATCACGGTGGAGTTTACTCCATTTTGTTCTTGAATTAGCTCTTTAGCTTCCTTCAACTTATCAATGCGCCACGTTTCTACAGCTTCTGTGGGCCAAATGAAGGTATTAAGGGGGCAGTCAATACATTGAATGAGGGGTGACATGAATGTTCCAAAGGAAAACCATTGCAGCCTATAACACTTAACAAGTCCACTGTGCATTATTAACACCACAAGGGAAAAAAGATGCTAATTGGTTTTCGATGCTTTATATGCTTGTTCTGTTTTGATAGCTTATCCCTTCCACACAGTCGCTTTCAATGAGTAAGGTGGAAGTGAATAAGCTTTTGAAACAGATCAAGCAAATAAAGTATTGATATCTTGAGCTATATTCCACTCCTACATGAATAGTATTGATATCTTTACTAAATGGAGCTCTTGACATAGACCACATCTTGCACATGTTAGGTAATAAGACAAAATCTACTCAACAGAGACACCATCACATTCCAACgagggaagaagaagacaaaccgTTAACTGATAACTAATCAGAAAAGTTAAGTTTGTGgcagtttcaaaataaatgtcacGACTTTATACTATACATTAACAAAAGACATAGAAGGGATATGTATAGCACAAACCTCTGAGCAGGGTTACATTAGACTTCTCCTCTACCCTTCTCAAAAGCTCCAAGATCTCATCAATTAGTTTGCCTTTTACATAAGGAGACAACTCAACACTTGATTCTGCAATGGCCACATcatgtttcatcttcttcacctATATGGTTTTATAGATCATGAGAACCAATGCATCTTTCCAAAAATAGGAGTTCACTAAAAGCCACTAACCAATCTAACAAGCTCAACAGGTTCTTTAGATCTTCGAATCCGAACCGATTCCTCCATTCTCCTAATCTCATCTGCTGTGTTCTTAACCcctagataaaaaaaaagacacaagcTTTAGATACAAACTTATAGTCAAACAAGATAAAAGAGTGTTCCTTTTTTTCAACGCACCATTGTCGTGATTGGGAAAGATGTGGAGAGAAGAAGCGTAGAGAAAGCGAAGAACAAAGAGAGCGATGAGGATGTTGATAAGGCAAACGAGTAGAGTGATTCTTTTGTAGGAGAGAAGAACTCCGCCTCCTCCGTTGTATTCTCCTCCTCCCCTCGCCATCTCCCACCGCCCTCATACCTCCATACTCCTCCCGCCTTCTCTCTCTGTGTAATGGGTAATTCAAGATCTTGAGAAAGACGTTTGCTTTTGATCGGAGGAAGCTAGAAGATTCGATGTCCTTACGGTGGAAAAAGGCAATCGGTGTCTgtcgagagagagagcttaTATTATACCGACAACCGCTATTAAATGCGGGGGCTCTGTAATTAATACAAAACTTGCTTAATTAAGTACATTGCGGGTTCGCTAATTAACCAGAATATGTTAGCAAAAGACAGATTTGCCCTCCtatttgtttttagtttaaaaactGGAGATGGGGATCATCTTACTGGTGGTGAAGGCAGTGCGCAGAGCCCGGGCTCGAGGACATGATCTTGAAACATTCGAATGGGGCCCCTTTTTTGTGGGCCCCTCAGATTTTTACAAGTTTTGTGAAAAGAGACgtatcccctagactatatcaTTGACTATATTTACAAAGTGATTTTGCCAAATGTtatttctacaatcaatttcacaaaacaaatatgacatgactactgaaattaatgacatgtcttatagcttaacatgacatggataattgcatttaatgttaatttatatttttgataaacttttaaaaatatggtaataactcatatattacatttaatgtcaatttttatttttgaatttttttttagaatacgggaataactcataaatcatcattaaaataaatatattcaaatatggcattataaatttcgaaatataatttaattatatatttttatattatacaattttattactaaaattttcaaaaatgaatacaatttttttttgaaaattataaaaatttaatcgtaaaatcattattttcttatatatctacaaattttataaatattgtaattttaatttttggtaattatgcaacttttacaaatttatttaatatatttaattaaaataaatagatagaaaaatctatctaagattataatttcaaatatatacatgcatattcttaaatataatttttatgtttaattaaatcaaatttatattaaaatattgatacgaaaaataaaatttacaatattaataaaattttattttaaaatataatttctatttatatgttaaatatattttaaattttttttactgcaTATGGTTTCCTAGTATGTTTGTAAAGGTTTAGTTGAAATATGGATAGTACTCTTCGCCTTCACGTGACAGCCTCAGTTTTCTTCCTCCTTGCTCACCTTATTTTCGTAACggcatttttttaaataagctcatggtaaaaaaaaagcaactatgtattaaatttttagtttatttgtcAAGTTGAACCGTATGACTGACTACTAAAAtgcatataatattttaattattatgatttagatataaatataaatataaatatatattttttaaaccgtAATATTTAAACTTTAGTTTTTGTTCGTAAATTTTTTACAAATGAGAAATTTTATTTCGAATAGGGCCCCGTAAATTTCAGGCCCGACTCTGGCAGTGTGATAGGAAGAATAGAAGCAGTCTTCCTTTTGTTCACATGAATATAAAATAGTAGATACTACCATACTATTTTTAATCAAAGATAATTAACTTGGTGAATTAATcctaattttataattaaaacatttaaaactcAAAGATATGGTTGAATCTGATAAGCAAGCCAACAGACATTACTAGTTTGCTGAAAAAGTGAAAATATTAGTCACCAGCTCTTCTGGTTACTTAGCAGTTGGTGAATGTGGTGAGATGAATACTTGTGATAAGGCTAAGAACTTGGTTATATACTTATGACCCTGGAAAGCTAAGGAAAGGATTTGGGCTTCATTCAATACTAAGAAAAAAGAATTGCACTTCTTTCTGATATTTTCAAGAACAATATTTTGGATTACTAGAGCAACTCAATTTATAACTATGGTCATTTACTAAACTTCTTTTATTTCTCTCTATGcactgttttctttttaataagaTTACTTTTAAAGCTCCCTTCTATGAGACTGAGTACTAGAAAAGACTGTGTAGATGTAGGAATTCCACAGTTTATTTTGACAAGAGCTATATGATTACATGTATAAAGTATCCAATTAGTTTTGTTATAATGCTTTTTGCTCTTTCAGGATATCCACTTTATATTATAGCGGCATGGCCTTTGGTACTCCTTCTTTTCAGTTTATGCtgttcaaaaacaaataaagaaggCCAATTAGAGGATTATCTATTGAACGAGgcttatgtattatatataatacttaacGTGCAACAGCATCCATCTAtcatatttagaaaaaataatttcttcaCATTGTTTTTGTATGAACTAAaagatttcagttttttttttctaatgtgATATATGGATGCTATTGCAATCTATTATATACCTGTTACAGTCCACGCTCTTAGAGAAAGGGACCCCCACACTAACGCCACATTTGGCAGGGAGTTGTTTGGCATTGTCATCGTTGAATCCGGAAATGGCATTAGCTACATTCTTCAAGCATTGACAAGCTGCTTGTTTATCTGGTTTCCCCGGCGCAGAGGCTTTTAGATTATTAAGCCCGGCGCAACACGGAGGAGGCGGGTTTCCTCCACCTTTTACATAGGACAAACATGGTGCTAAGTACATGGTTATCTGTGAACATTGTATGGCTTCTCCCTCATGGTACGCAATTACCATTAAAAGTGTAAAAACAAGCAGTAACATGGTCTGGTTTTTAGTAATGTTCCCCATTTTCCACTTATGgatgaaaaattatgtttgCTTTGCGTTTCTCTTATATGTTGTATAATTTGATCGATTATTTTTATAGGGAGAAGTTTGAAGAAATCTCtacatgtattttaagtgatataagCTTTTTGTTAAGTCATGTGTTTAGAGTGCAGTGTGGAAGTTGAAAATACAAGATTTGCTTTACGGGAGGACTGTCTTCCGTTTATATTctgccaaaaattcaaaattacaagcaaattttataattccaaAAAGAACGAGGTATGTTACGTAAGATTGCTTTACATATGCAGCGaatgaaaaaaatcaagatcaaaaaaaaaaaaaaaaagaaggaacaCACATTTACATAGTTTCTTCAAATCTAtgatagtagttaaaaaaaataatgttgtttggaaacatggatagcagtaagttaggaaaaaaaataatggacttatgctattaaaaaaattggaagtccattacattatattaaaaagtaatagggttatgttacttgatatacatattcaaatcaaaataataatttaaaattgatttatatcaaaaattcattcaaaaatatacatatatcaaaattcgatttttactaacatattttccaataactattataaaaatattttcaatatatataagaaaaatacaatacaaaactcaatttcaaacaccaacttaaattatggtttttatatttcacattgaaatttaaaaatataatatatgtgattatttatatgattgtacgtataaaatattattaattataagattacttatttgatggtacgtataaaatacgatcaattatatgataacacatatttttgtaacctatgatgacacatataggatatataatagtgattaggggtggaCGTTCGAGTTCGTTTTCGGGTCTGTTTTGGATTTCGTGatcggttcagatctttgaagattcggttcggatttggataaccaatttaaattaattttaaaaattttaaatttattatatgctttaattttaaaaaaaaatctataaacaatagaatatattgcatataaatttgaataacatatgtcagagtacttaacttaacatataaattggtttggcttaaatatttggatagagaattaacaattatttaagtatttttggagttttgagtatattttaactattttagatatttacgtttgattatttgtatatattttcaagtatttacacgaagttaaaagtattatatatattctggatgtttttatatatattaaaactaaaaaataattaatatataagtatataaatttattttggatacccaaaatacttcggttcgaaTATGGATTAGGTTttagttcttcaaataccaaaattttgactaattcagatatttaatcaatttcggttcggatttggtactacttattcggattgggatcagttcggttcttcgaattcgagttttcTGCTCAACCTTAAATagtaacataaaaaataaatagcatcatatttttaaaaaattacatccgctcaaaatctagttgttattattaatatattataaactatAGAGATGAGAGACACaatgtgtatttttatttaataaaacagattttcttgatattttacaattcaatgcaaattttgaaattaaaatattaacttttaaatacttgtttaatgtgtatttttatttaataaaacagattttcttgatattttacaattcaatgcaaattttgaaattaaaatattaacttttaaatacttgtttaatgaaaatttcgaaattgaatatctatctatttttatatttttatatgatatatattttaatgtaaaagatatttaaatagatatattttaatttaattatatatattaaatgaattcTTATGCATAcggttttatgatcatttatattttgttatagaAAAGGTTTAAAACCACTAGATCTTTTCACCGCgcgtatttaaaatttattaaattatctttttattattatataatttgtttgctTGAgcttgtatttttgttttatataaatactAATTAGTTGTACTTTTAATAATTTGAACTAaacaattcttttattttttatttgcttcttctaacaaatttaaaagataaaGTTTTACATTATATACCACATCTATTTTGATATTATAAAATAGGTATAATAAAACCAAATTGATTTTGataattaacacattaaagaggagtaatatagttttttgttatttgttttttctgttGTTGCCTCTCCTGACTTTATAAATTggatgatataatttttttgtattttttctatttcatttGAAACTTCATATAACttcatataaattgttttttttaatattgtataTGGTTAATTCAGGtaagtatttaattatatattttgggaTTCGTGTTTATGACCAACTTGGTATCTTAAAATCTTATAGATATTCTAATTTTTCAATATCTGTAAGCAACTATAACATCTTTCATTGACTCAAGCAcacaaagaaatatttttactatacCATTGttcacatttttaaaatcaGAAAACTATGATCATTTGATAGTTTTTGGTTTACCTCTTCACTGATCACAttgttattaaatattattaatgttTACTCTGCGTTGAGCATTTTGTATAAGTTTAGATGTTTAGTGATTAGTATTCCTAACTATcatattttttggaaaatttcatTTAGTTATAATTATTTGTTACGAAATGAATAATAAACTTGAAACTCTAACTTGTAATTTTGTTCTCATAATATTTTCATTAGTGAGGTTTTAGCAAATTTAACTTGTTTTTCGAAaagatatatttgaattttacaTAAAACTAAGAGAAACTTTGTAGGATAAcccttttaattttattttcacaaaatagcTTCTAAAAAAGAAAGTGACTAAAAGAAGTTTTATTGAAGAGAAAATACACCTTTATAACCTTAAAGTTATCTAACCCCCGGACTTTGgttttagagttaaggggtagggtaaacaaaatttaaaaatagaaaaaaaaataaaaaatagtttcaaaaagtattttcgaatttcaaaaggaaaattaggaaaaaattaatattttttttgaaaaaagattcaatatttttttataaaaatttcgaatttaaaaacatataatcgaaaattataagtaaatatatgtattattattattattattattattattattatatatatcaagGAGTAGAAGTGTCTTATTTCTCTCGTTGAAAACTCTTTTGTAAGAAAAACTTACAAACATATATTTGGGAGAATCGCCCTAAAActaatcaatttatttttttgttacactaaTAGAAAAAGGGTTAAACAAATCAACTTTGCAAGCCTAAGTTCACATTGTTGTTAAGCCGAACATAACAACGAAGGTGCATAAACaattatttctaaatttattaatagagGAATGCATACTCGCAAATGGTTAAACATGTATAtttcttctatttttaataggtagtattattaatgaataacataagttttcaaatttcaataTCCTAATAATTCTATTcagttcaaaattttatttttctgttagATATGAGTTTGAGTTAAGATTTTTGGTAGTGCAGGTTGCACTATTGATAGGAAGCTAatgattttgaagatgatgtGAACCAGAAAGAAGAACATGTGTTAGTAAGGAACTAATGCTTGTATGATTTGTGTGGATGCTAAACTTCAAGATTAATATCGCTGGAGTGTGATCCAAGTATATtgtcctgttttttttttcattcaatcCTCGATAACCAAAGAAAAGACATATAAGTAATGGAAAAACGATAAATCATAATAGTATTCCATATATTAAAGCCAACTTGTAGACTGTAGAGTACGAAAACACAACACACATGCTTGTGAAGGGAACACCTTAACTTCACAAATCATCATTCATTACTTCAAAAACAGAGAGCTCAAAAATAGTTTACATAAAGTTCTGCTAGATCCCCTCGTGTTCTTTTGTTACTGCTGCTCCAGTCCCACTTCAAGGTAGATCTAAGCGACACACACTACTTGCCAAGCTTCTCAAATGCATGTGATAGAACAATGATGTATATTTGATGAATAACTTCTCAAACTCCCTCTCTTAGCCTCTACAAACCAGAGTACTAAGCCAATTACAATCTTGCTCTCAATAGAGAAGCAAGGCCAAGACTCACCAACTAACTCTTAATAACAATCCTCCCTCTTATTTATACTCCTCTCTTGAAAGTAACTGccttctcttcttctgattGTGCAGGTACCAGCTCCTTCCCACGTGCCTTGTATCATATCAGTATGATATATCACTGGTCCACTCTCTTCTCCTAGAGACTTAAATGTCCTCTCTCTGCACCCCTAATCTTCCAAGTATACACTAATTTCCGGCTTGTACGTGTTCACTCCAACAGTCTAGTGCACGGCTACAGAGAATTTCTTGGGATCAAAGCAAGACAGAACCCTTCTCACAAGCTGATTCAGCTGGATAGTTTTGAACTCATAACCCACAGCCTCAACGATAGCGTAGTTAAATCCATTTTCAGTGGTTaaagatgaagaaaaatggaaatCTCGAGCTTGGCAAAATCTTTCCCGGGACAAAGACCGCTTcctaaacaaaaagaaaggaaTGTACCTGGTTTTGGCATGTATCCCTGCAGAATGAACCTGACCATGTTTAGTTACTCTTTTGCAACATCAACTACAAATCACAAAGACAGTTTAATTTTTGAATGCGCCACAAATCTGTTATATCTACATACCTCCTATCCTGAAGGTCGACATTTCTTTGGATTGATGTAAATCTCAGGATTCAGGTGAACGTACCTGAACAAAGTGAGATATTGCcttaaaaaaacatgaaaatgaatAAACAAAAGAGTTTGAAGATGATTCAGACTATGAGCATAGACGGACCATTAGTTGGCCATCAAGTTTTGCTTC
The window above is part of the Brassica napus cultivar Da-Ae chromosome C3, Da-Ae, whole genome shotgun sequence genome. Proteins encoded here:
- the LOC106361101 gene encoding uncharacterized protein LOC106361101, whose product is MARGGGEYNGGGGVLLSYKRITLLVCLINILIALFVLRFLYASSLHIFPNHDNGVKNTADEIRRMEESVRIRRSKEPVELVRLVKKMKHDVAIAESSVELSPYVKGKLIDEILELLRRVEEKSNVTLLREAVETWRIDKLKEAKELIQEQNGVNSTVILEEAGMLVRALELEWDVLSEEIGFWLPAEVNNEVHDDKPEGEEEPEEILAGRPVPAVCNAELHTDYGGAAVRWGLTHHKESAADCCQACLDQAKHAKPGEMRCNIWVYCPSEFGCYSPDIYQHKHQECWLKYAEQPKENFKDRYSESYRKNHPKAPTIVPWVSGVVTPSA
- the LOC106359783 gene encoding non-specific lipid-transfer protein 11; this translates as MGNITKNQTMLLLVFTLLMVIAYHEGEAIQCSQITMYLAPCLSYVKGGGNPPPPCCAGLNNLKASAPGKPDKQAACQCLKNVANAISGFNDDNAKQLPAKCGVSVGVPFSKSVDCNSIN